In Suncus etruscus isolate mSunEtr1 chromosome 9, mSunEtr1.pri.cur, whole genome shotgun sequence, the genomic window AAATACACAGAAATGATGTTGGTTCTGACTGCTTGAACCATGCTGCCAGCATACCCTAATCCCCAAACATAAGAATACTAAAGTCCATTTTCATATCACCTACCACACAAATGTTTTCTGAACATTTGTGTAATAAACAGTTCATGTTAGGGAGAAGCCACAAAAACAGCTTCAAGTTCTTCCATCCCCTTCTCTAGTAGGAGTTACCCAAGGATAGTCTACACAATGCACTAAATATGCAACGAGGAGTCAACAACTGTGGTGACTTCTGCACTCATGGGCAAGCCAGAACTTAAgtcaaacatataaataaatctgTATATAAAAACtacatggggcccagagagatagcacagtggcggcatttgccttgcaagcagccgatccaggaccaaaggtggttggtttgaatcccggtgtcccatatggtcccccgtgcctgccaggagctatttctgagcagccaggagtaacccctgagcatcgccgggtgtggcccaaaaaccaaaaaaaaaaaaaaaaaaaacaaaaacaaaaacaaaaaaaacgaaacTACATGGAGCTACAAAGGAAAATGGTTAAGGGACTGCTAGAAAGAATAGTTGAGCTTTATGGTATTGCTAAGTAGGTTGATGACAGGGGAAAgtgaaatttagttttattttgggatcatacccaacAATGcagtaagaagtttgccttgcatgaggttggcTTATGTTCGATCCCcttcatttcatatggtccctggaacctgccaggggtaacctgagagccaccagatgcagcaggaaggaaagggaggggaggggattgGAGAAAAGGAGGTTAAGCAgcccacatttctttctttttcttttcttttcttttcttttcttttctttttttttttttagggctacACGGAacaacattcaggaattactcctacctctacactcaggaatcactccttggtgactatatgggatgcagaggatagaATTTTGAcccaccctaccagctgtactattgctctgtgcCCAGCCCATCTTTCTAACCACCccaccaaaagccaaaaacaccAGATCAcatgaaaaaaacaacaaagtgaGTTACTAAGTAACTTAAAAGGCAAAGTGCACAAAGGGTGTAGTAAATATTGTGAGGTGAAGCTTTGTAATCACATCAGTATCTGGATATTAGCCTTTTACTTTTGAGTTCAATGGGGTTCAATGGATTTCAAGAAGAGCAATAAGATAATTTTTGTTgaaaagaataattcttgagtgactataataaaaaatggATTTAAACTAGGAAGCTAGAATAAAAATCAGATGACCTAGAGGTTACAAGGCAATTGGTTAGGACCAGAATAAATGGAACATAAGAAAGCAGATATGagggttccaaaaaaaaaaaaataagcacagtggtagacacttgcattgcatgtggctgacccaggtttgatccctggtatcccatatggttacctggactaccaggagggattcctgagtacatagccagatgtaagtaagccctgaacacagcaggaTGTGGCCATCACCCACCAAAAAGTAGATAAAAAGCAGATAAaagtatatatgacatatatataaataaaaccgaAAAATAACACACCTTCAAAAATGATGAGTTATGAGATGAGAAAAATGCCAAGACACCTGTGCCCATATTTAACATACCAAGAGTaagaaaagatattaatattaataaaatattaagaatactTTTATAGGGCTAAGAATTTCAACtggtattatataaaaaaattgatattgaggggctggagtggtggcgcggagcagtaaggcgtatgcaatcatcagggaaatgcaaatcaaaacaacaatgtgtgccacagagactggcacacaccacaaaaaaacaaaaagaaccagtgCTGACAGGGACATGAGGagtaaggaactttttttttctttttttggtttttggtttttggtttttgggtcacacctggcagtgcctaggggttactcctggctctatgctcagaaatggctcctggcaggcatggagaccatatgggatgctgggattcaaaccaccatccttcagcatttaaggcaaacgccctatcactgtgctatctctggggccCCAGGAAGGatcttttattcactgctggtaggaagaCTGTCAAGCTCAATCTtcgtaaagaaaaaaaaaaaaaaagctggaaattgagcttccatatgatccagcattaccactcctaggaatataccctagggatagggcatctgctttgcaagcgctaacctaggacagaccatggtagGATCCCGGAgtcccattaggtcccccaagccaggagcgatttctgagcatatagccagaagtaacccctgagcatgaccaggtatggcccaaaaaaaaaaaaaaaaacaaaacaaaaaataaataaataggggccgggcggtggcgctaaaagcaAGGTAagcccttgcctgcgctagccttggacggaccacggttcgatcccccggtgtcccatatggtcccccaagccaggagcaacttctgagcacatagccaggagtaacccctgagcgttaccaggtgtggcccaaaaaccaaaaataaataaataaataaataaacaaacaaacaaataaataaaaagacaaatttgTGACAAAAGGAAAGATCAACTTACACAGTAATTTCATTTCTTCAAAATATAAGATATTAAACTGGATAAAGTAATAAATTACCTGTGGTAATATACATGATACATTTAAGTCATAAGCTCATATAATTAGAAACAGTTTTTTTACCTTATGTACAGGGAAAGGCCCAGATTTATTAGGGCCTGAATTGTACACCTTTGAAGATACACTTTGATAAAAGAAGTACAATTTCAAATACTAAATTACTTACACTAGAAATATTTATAGTAAAGAGGAGTTATAACTAATCAGATTTGATAACCATCAAACTTAAACCAAAAGGCCAGAAAAACAaatcttttctttaatatatagcCTAATTAATTTATTACAGTTCTTTTCTTTAtcctaattgttttattttgatgttgAAAGGCTGTCTCCGGGGCCCGGGCGGTAAGGGTATGTGGCATGGGCCGAGGCGCGGTAGGGCTACGGCGCTGGAGAATTGGAGACGCTGGGCCAGGCCGACATTAACTTTTAAAgctgtttctcaacctttttctgaCCATCACCTCCCCAGTTAGCATATTTTCCTTTCTGTCCCCCCATCCCTCCTACCTAGTGACCCTTCAGTTCCATTCCATAGTCCCCATTtcagaaaaactaaaatcagGACCCCCGTTGAGAAATACTGgcttaaagaatttatattttagggaacagagagatagcatggaggtaaggtgtttgtctttcatgcagaaggacggtggttcaaatcccgccatcccatatggtcccccgtgcctgctggaggcgatttctgagcatagagccaggagtaatcccagagcactgctgggtgtgacccaaaaaccaaaaaccaagaaaaaaaaaaaaagaatctatatttTGAAGGTGCTTGCTCTGAATAATTGTTCTGCATTGTTATGAATAGTTTTAGGAAAAAAGTTGTATTTCTGGGAGAAGTTCTAAGGTGCCAGCAGTATTGAGCAGAAGATACTGAGATTCCCCATAAAATCTTTGTCCCCATTCATGCATCACATTTGACATAACTAATAAACTTACATGGACACATCCTTATCACTAAGAATCCATGACTTGCATTAGGGTTCACTCTGCATGTTGTGTTTCAATGAGTTCTAGTAAAATTATGACACACATCCACCAATATTGTATGacatagggaaatttcatgacccTGAAAACCTCTCTCACACTGCTTATatataagctttttaaaaatataactttgcTGACTTTTCTTTGATCCACTCTATGACAATAACCctggaaaataattttcaataacaAAGATAGAAAGGTTCATTCTCTTTATTATCCATGGTTAGAGAGGGGGCtaaaatacagcaggtaaggcatctgtctatctgtcttgcatgcttctgacTAAGGGTTCAAGCTCCAGCATTCTATTTGGTCCCTTTAGCATTGTCAGGAGCGATTCCCGTTCCTGAGAATAGATCTAGGAATGCTCTAAGCACAGCAATGTGGGAGTCCCGTCCcctccaccacccccacccccgttactttttttgtttcattttgtttttggttcatacccgctgtgctcaggggtttctcctggctctgcactcagaaatcgcccctgacaggtatgggaaaccatatgggatgcctggattagaaccaccctctgtcctgggtctgctttgtgcaaggcaaacactttaccactgtgctctctctcggcCCCGCCCCAAGTTACTTTTTTAGTATGGTTATTTGAATTTTCTGGGATGCTTATGAAGTATCTATGGTATTAAATAGGCTTGTGTTCCCAGGAAAATGTCCCATGTTATTCCCAAACACCAACCAGTTAGATTTCACAAGCATTTATTCACACATTTCTCCATGCTTTTTATCAACTATCAAGTAATAGAGATTTAGCATCCAATGCTTTTTGTTCAGTAGCTGTTCTGTCCTCCTGAGGCTCTCAGAGAGCAAATGAGGGACAAACTCAGTACTTGTCAGGCAGGCCTTCAGGACGGAACTGATTGGGGTCTTggccactccggcccctctcattGGCAAACTGATCGGCCTTTGAATCTTCCAGTCCGTGGCCACTGTCTCCAAACTTAAGCCAGTCTGTGATTCTCTGAGAAGCCTCTCTGGCATCGCTGAAAGGAGTGAAGGAGAAAGGAGATGAATCAAAAACAGAAAGGCAATAGTCACATTTTCCACATCTCTTTCTTCCAAGGGAGCCGAGAAAGGAGAAGCTGTATCATTAGCCCTGCCTGGGCAAAATCCAACTCAGCCCAGCCCACTCTGATCTCCTGTGTGCTGGGCAAATGGCCTCTGTCCTGAGGCTGGAGAATAGCTCTCTCCATTCGCCTTATTCTCTTTCAGCCTCCCAACCCAGAGTGGGCAGAGGGGAATGTGGCAAGAGGTGCTTGAACCATAGGATTGTCTCCAGAGCCTCCTTCCTCCTGATCCCAAACCTCCTGACCCTTTTCACCCACCACTTTACCTGATCACTTTAGCTGCCCAGACACCACCAGGTCCTCTTTGTGCAGCCTCATAGTTTCCCCGGGCATGGAAGTATTTGTCTGAATTTTTATAATTGGCCTCTCTCATGTCAGAGTAGGCATTCCACATGTCTTTGGCCcctagaaggaaaagaaagtaatgaAATGCAGGCTTTCACATTGTGGATaaatagagaaattttaaaaatgctccTTTCCTGAATTTCAAGAACCTTTAAAAACGTTactgtagggccggagagatagtatggaggtaaggtgtttgccttgcatgcagaaggacggtggttcaaatcccagcatcccatatggtccccagagccggccaggagtgatatctgagcatagagccaggagtaactcctgaacgctgccaggtgtgacccaaaaccaaaaacaaaacaaaagctatgGTGTAGGTAGCTGTAActgtagggggccagagagacaacacagaggtagagtgtttgccttgcatgcagaagaagggtggttcgaatcccggcaccccatatggtcccccgagcctaccagaagcgatttctgagcttagagtcaggagtaacccctgagcgctgccgtgtgtgaccccccaaaaatgctaCTGTAAAGTATATAGGCttggaaattaattttttcatttccttggtTCACATTAAAAGACACACATGTAGTACAAGATTTATTCGGTGTATTTCCACGCTGAGTTCTACTGCTCCTTTGATGATGGCTGTGTGTGGTGTATGCACActaaccgctgtactatctcctgacCCTGTATCTTAGCTCAGTGCCTCTGTTTCTCTGTTAAGAAATAGTGATGCTGACATCAAAGGATTCAAGGACTAAAACATGAGTATAACGATTAGTTCATTTGTATATATACAGCTCAGATAGTactttcctttattaaaaattctgtTATTTTGGCTGTAAagaggagggggctggagagatagaacagcagggaagacacttgtcttgaatgcaacTCTCCTAGGTTTCATCCCCTGCACCACATAGAGTTCCCCCAATCCTCTCCAGAAGTGCTTTCTGAATgcaggtagagccaggagttagcttgAGCATGGTTGAGTGTACCCCCAACTCAACCACCATCAAAAGTTTTATTCAGAGCTAGGAGAATTGGGAACAACTTCCAGGTTTGATAAATCCTCTTCAGAGCAACATAGAACTGCTGTACCATAATCTCCTTTAGCAGGAGAGAGGTTCTTACTTATATTATTCAAGAAACATGCACTTCAGAAATCCAACTTTTTTCCTCACTCCTGTTAAAAGTTGGGGTCTCAACTTTATGAGCCCTGCTGCACAGGGGTATCCATTGAAGAGGAAAAAGCCCTAGAAATGCTGTTATGAAATCCCTACTCAATTGCAACCTACTGTAGCCCTGACCCTGAGAGGTTGTGTCCTCTGCTCAGGTGATTGGGTGAACAGGGGGAAAGTACAGGCCCTGACCATCACCCTCCCAGCCTTGGAGCCTTACCTTCAAAAGCTTCACCGATGAATGAAAACCAACTTTGGCTGCTGACACCCAGAAACAAGGAGCAGAAAAGAATGGCCGTGGAAAGTTTCATCTTGCTGCAGAGTCAAGAATACAGCTATAATTGCAAAACTAAATTCCACTTAATTTTATTGATAGGAATATAGATAAAAGGAAAAGATACTGTTTCATCATTTAAGATATATCTTAGAAGCTTTATTCTCCATTTCTATTTGTCTCATGGATATCCAAATGCTTTTCTAGGATTACAAAAATTACAATGAGCTTTTTGTGTAAGTCATTTTCCATTTCTATCATCCATAATCAGCTCTGAAATAGCATGTTTCCATGGAAGGATTCATAGATTCATAGATTCTATccttctaataataataattcatccACATTTGTGATATGACACCACATAGAGGTTACAAACAAcatgatttattttgttgtttttgtgtgtgtgtgtgtgtgtgtgtgtgtgtgtgtgtgtgtgtgtggtttttgggtcacacccggcagtgctcaggggtttttcctggctccgtgctcagaaattgctcctggcatgcacgggggaccatatgggacgccgggattcgaactgatgaccttctgcatgaaaggcaaacgccttacctccatgctatccctccggcccacAACATGATTTATAATAATTTCCTAGACTAAAAAGTATTCATGGGGTTGGGGAATTAATTCAAAGGGCTGAAGTGCCTGCCTTACAGGTACAAGGACTCAAGCTCAACAATTGGTGATTCCTTCTCCCTAtgccccaaacactgtcagggtGACTCTGGTGACCCTAGCACTATTGCTGAGCAGGAATGAGTCAGAGCACTGGACCATCACGCCTGAACTTCAGGCTTCATGAGAATGGTCACCAgaaccctgagcagtgctgtAGAGGTCCAACAATGACAAGAACAGCCACATCTGGCAAGTTCTAGTTGTCAGAACAGTTGATTCAGAAAGGATGGAGGACAAGAATGCTTCTGAGAAAGAGGGTTCCCAAAGAAGGAAATTTGGAATATTTTAGCACCTCACCTTTTTCTGTCCCTTCCTACTGAGAGTCCTGGTACAGTTGAGCAGTCTGTGCTGTCTGCCTGGGAAAAGATCTCTGCTATATATACTGCTTACTTGGGTCATAGGACACATGGGAAGAGAGGgttgaagcaaaacaaaacattgggGGAATTCCCTGTGTACAAGTGCATTATCTAGATTATTGGATAGACTTTCATCATATATTTCATTCCCAAATTTCACAATCTGGCAGAATTGCGCATTCTTGGTGTGTTTTCTGTAAATTTCTGGAGTTCTTGTAAATCTGCTCGACCTTTTTGGGAAGGAGTGTGTCCGAGTTATCACTGGGAGATTTTGCAAGGGTGTGGAGAGCAGCATGGTTTGATGGGTCTCTGTAAGCAATGGGTTTGTTTGTAAACTAGACCACTTTTCCTGGGGAAATTTAATTCATTCTCTctaagggctagagcaatagtatattgTCTTCCACATaaccaacctcagtttgatctccagcatcctatatgttccccagagcaacaccaggagaacactgccagatgtggttcaaaagcgataaataaataaatacttctttcttacattttcttctagtaTCCTGTGGTgatgaatgtttttctcttaattttgtcCTATGTCCTATATATTTCTTAAGCTCTGAGGTATTGGTGTGTTCAGTCAcaataagcagtgctcaggatttactcctgactctgtgctcaagagtcactcctgacagggctcaggagtccatttatgatgctggggatcaaactgggcttTGCCTCATACAAGCTCAGAACCTTAAGTCCTGTATTCCCTTTAGTCCATCTCcccatttgaaatttatttatttttactcctcTTTATTGATGTTGATTTTCATCCTGTCCTTCAAGTCATTGATTGTAGTCTTGGCTTCTTccatccggagagatagcacagtggcatttgccttgcaagcagctgatccaggaccaaaggtggttggttcgaattccggtgtcccatatggtcccagtgcctgccaggagctatttctgagaagacagccaggagtgacccctgagcactgctgggtgtagccccccccaaaaaaattcagcTACTATGCGTTAGACTTTAGCTCTTTCATTTATGCTTGAAACACTGctctcatttttttccccatGGATTGCAGACAGATCCAACTCGTCTACAGTTTACTCACCTCATTAAGACCTCATTATAATATGAGTAACACTGTCATCCCTCCCATTAATTAACTTTTCCATATGTGCTATGGACAGTTACATGTACACAAGTAATTTAGTTTTATAATCCATACCTATAAATCATCCACTTAAGTGCCACTTAAAATCCCACATCAGTGTGCCAATCCCCTAACCCTCCTTAACATTataggggtcggagtgatagcacagcagtagggcatttgccttgcatgcagatgatccaggacagatggtggttcaaatcccggcgtcccatatggtcccccaagccaggggcgatttttgaacacaaagccaggagtaacccctgagcgtcaccgcgtgtgacccaaaaaaacaaaccaaaaataacaaaacaaaacattataatataaatttactgcttgtaaaagaaaaaaaataaaaataattgctgcttgagaggccagagcagtggtgcaaggtggtagggggtttgccttgcatgcactaacctagaacagaccgtggtttgatcccccattgttccatatggtccccaagccaatttctgagtacatagccaggagtaacacctgagcaacacAGAGTGtgataaaaaaagcaaaataaataaataaataattactgcTTGAACATAATACAGTTAACTATGATTATATTTTTCAGGGTGTGGGgaacacctggtagtactcagaacttactcctgagtcTGAATTCAGAGATCACGCCTAGGAGACTTGGGAACTATATGAAGTTCTGGGgaatggtgagagtggacagccttgtcttgtaccagaatttacaggaaagg contains:
- the LOC126018990 gene encoding serum amyloid A protein-like isoform X1; the protein is MWNAYSDMREANYKNSDKYFHARGNYEAAQRGPGGVWAAKVISDAREASQRITDWLKFGDSGHGLEDSKADQFANERGRSGQDPNQFRPEGLPDKY